From the genome of Pelmatolapia mariae isolate MD_Pm_ZW linkage group LG12, Pm_UMD_F_2, whole genome shotgun sequence, one region includes:
- the ankdd1b gene encoding ankyrin repeat and death domain-containing protein 1B, with protein sequence MEKKALALKRMIEKHSPKKENLDPRKWIRPETVRGFSDFALSKHSNKETDNSFDDVEMLLEAEKEFIEAAKRNDVETMTDLGKGLNANVKNVQNRTALHFAVACTNKEAVKLLLQRRVKVDQKDKYGVAPIHLAAWFGSLDILKLLVQAGAEQKAENEEGLNILHCAAINNHTEIVDYIVNDLQMKELDKDDLSGHQAFALAAEHGCVKMLQVLMEPYKMATMKPNKRGDTPLHLAARNGHLDVVQLLLQSFDTRDEVNMDGETALYQAADHGQEECAQLLLEAGCDPNILTVAKCSALHTVAEKGDAALVQVLLQYNVQVDFQNQDLETPLHLAVKNSHIPVIYYLLEAGCNINATDKRSQTAMHIAAETAKAEVVEMLLKAGPDLTVKDRQGKTALGVAARADEVNIVDMIIKAERYYDQKKANPELNEIVRTEHALTFKFDRRSENKELYSMAWRLAYKLLKPGDWKRLATHWDFTQEQVSAIEEQWTGQHSYQEHGNRMLLIWLHGEELALKAPAKDLYQGLICTGNTKAADKIRLEAEQVSSKRCTIS encoded by the exons atggaaaaaaaagctttggcTCTGAAGAGGATGATTGAGAAACATTCTCCTAAAAAGGAGAATCTGGACCCTCGAAAGTGGATACGACCGGAGACTGTGAGGGGATTCAGTGACTTTGCTCTGAGCAAGCATTCAAACAAAGAGACGGACAACAGTTTTGATGACGTAGAGATGT TGCTTGAGGCTGAGAAGGAGTTTATCGAAGCAGCTAAGAGGAACGATGTGGAGACCATGACGGATCTTGGAAAAGGGTTAAATGCCAACGTAAAGAATGTG CAAAATAGGACTGCCCTTCACTTTGCAGTAGCTTGCACAAACAAAGAAGCTGTTAAGCTGCTGTTACAGCGAAGGGTCAAAGTGGACCAAAAGGACAAG TACGGCGTAGCACCCATTCATTTGGCTGCCTGGTTTGGCAGTTTGGACATCCTGAAATTATTAGTGCAGGCTGGAGCAGAACAGAAGGCTGAGAACGAG GAAGGACTCAATATTTTGCACTGTGCTGCCATCAACAACCATACTGAAATCGTAGACTACATTGTAAATGACCTGCAGATGAAAGAACTTGACAAGGATGACCTG TCAGGGCACCAAGCATTTGCACTGGCAGCAGAACACGGGTGCGTTAAGATGTTACAGGTGCTCATGGAGCCAtacaaaatggccaccatgaaGCCCAACAAG AGAGGGGACACGCCCCTGCACTTAGCTGCCAGGAACGGCCACTTGGATGTCGTCCAACTGCTGCTGCAGAGCTTTGATACTCGGGATGAAGTCAATATG GATGGTGAGACCGCTCTGTACCAGGCTGCAGACCACGGTCAGGAAGAATGTGCTCAGCTCCTGCTGGAGGCCGGTTGTGACCCCAACATACTCACAGTG GCCAAATGCAGCGCTCTCCATACAGTTGCAGAAAAAGGAGACGCGGCTCTTGTTCAAGTTCTCTTACAGTACAATGTCCAGGTGGACTTTCAAAATCAG GATCTAGAGACACCTCTCCACCTGGCAGTGAAGAACAGTCACATCCCTGTTATCTACTACCTATTGGAGGCTGGCTGCAATATCAATGCCACAGATAAG AGGTCCCAGACAGCTATGCACATTGCTGCTGAGACTGCCAAAGCTGAGGTTGTGGAAATGCTTCTTAAAGCTGGGCCTGATCTAACAGTCAAGGACCGG CAGGGTAAGACTGCTCTGGGTGTTGCAGCCAGAGCAGATGAGGTAAACATTGTGGACATGATCATCAAAGCAGAACGATACTATGACCAGAAAAAG GCTAACCCTGAGCTTAATGAGATTGTTCGCACCGAGCATGCACTGACGTTCAAATTTGACCGCCGCAGTGAGAACAAGGAGCTGTATTCGATGGCCTGGCGCCTGGCGTACAAGCTGCTGAAACCAGGAGACTGGAAAAGACTGGCAACACACTGGGACTTTACTCAGGAGCAAGTGTCTGCCATCGAGGAGCAGTGGACAG GTCAGCACAGCTATCAAGAGCATGGGAACAGAATGCTGCTGATCTGGCTTCATGGGGAGGAACTGGCTCTGAAGGCCCCTGCTAAAGACCTCTACCAGGGCCTCATCTGCACTGGGAACACGAAAGCTGCAG ATAAGATTCGACTGGAGGCAGAGCAAGTCAGCAGTAAAAGATGTACCATTTCATGA
- the poc5 gene encoding centrosomal protein POC5 isoform X2 produces the protein MSSDEEEPTSPVLPKDSDRGSSVSSELQDEYEELLRYAVITPKFDALGVQLKQQSTSHLSAAGRNSDGTKFQRVPDSAIEAKDGRHSSRSLRSSQASPLIVEPHSTHSRASHAEKMAGHSSSRASLLSDNPSERLQVASERSRPDTPEPFEFVVTEMFISEENINKMENILDTWSNNLKSNVLTELRKWKLAFVEQHKLEMMKERERHAAQTAGLKSELDSLKQLLQTYETSNQRKDEVIGNLSQVLDRQKEKLEKMRAFTHWRLQHIEAKEEARSSQVAQQHYNLQLKKKVWFAWQSVIQKHWKVKMERACRSRAEEVCSQMSVEYEAKLAEHCEAIERAQAEIQRLRLEREQYEESMKKAFMRGVCALNMEALSMFHSTEGRAEQPPAHDQHVPLPREDARGSSAMAQLQPYATSSTQFSPVHFDHPDPSHSEADDVMGSGAPMSQEEALPPTTVVHSSLPLGGIASSHKKVGTRVVTASQQKSSKTVTARVAARHEISKVGRSSLQVMGVAPPMSSVVVERHHPVTQLTIGQATAAKFPSSSQKGHTSTAGRASSRTHSSTCHTHSIKVVD, from the exons ATGTCCTCAGACGAAGAAGAACCAACCAGTCCTGTTCTCCCCAAAGACTCGGACAGGGGCAGCTCCGTGTCCTCTGAGCTTCAG GATGAGTATGAGGAGCTCCTCCGTTATGCTGTTATCACCCCTAAATTTGACGCGCTTGGCGTTCAGTTGAAGCAGCAGAGCACCTCGCATCTGTCTGCAGCAGGTAGAAATTCAGATGGCACAAAGTTTCAACGTGTACCAG ATTCTGCCATTGAAGCTAAGGATGGGAGGCACTCTAGCAGGAGCCTGAGATCGTCACAGGCCTCCCCCTTGATTGTTGAGCCACACTCGACACACTCAAGAGCCTCTCATG CTGAGAAGATGGCAGGTCATTCGTCTAGCAGGGCGTCACTGCTCTCAGACAATCCCTCAGAGAGGTTACAGGTGGCATCTGAGAGGTCCAGGCCAGATACCCCAGAACCCTTTGAGTTTGTTGTGACAGAGATGTTTATTTCAGAGGAGAACATAAACAAGATGGAGAACATTCTGGACACGTGGAGCAACAACCTGAAG TCAAATGTGCTGACGGAGCTACGGAAGTGGAAGTTGGCCTTCGTTGAGCAACACAAGCTGGAGATGatgaaggagagggagaggcatGCAGCCCAGACAGCTGGCCTGAAGTCAGAGCTAGATAGCCTTAAACAGCTGTTACAAACCTATGAAACCTCCAACCAAAGGAAAGATGAG GTGATCGGGAACCTGAGCCAAGTACtggacagacagaaagaaaagcttGAGAAGATGAGGGCCTTCACCCACTGGAGACTCCAGCACATCGAGGCCAAAGAAGAG GCTCGTTCTTCTCAGGTGGCACAGCAGCACTACAATTTGCAGCTGAAGAAGAAGGTGTGGTTTGCCTGGCAGTCTGTGATCCAGAAACACTGGAAGGTCAAGATGGAGAGAGCTTGCCGTTCAAGGGCTGAAGAGGTCTGCTCCCAGATGTCTGTGGAGTATGAGGCTAAGCTAGCAGAG CACTGTGAGGCCATAGAGCGGGCACAGGCGGAGATTCAGAGACTACGACTAGAGCGAGAGCAATATGAAGAATCCATGAAGAAAGCCTTCATGAGGGGTGTATGTGCTCTCAACATGGAGGCGCTCAGCATGTTTCACTCTACAGAAGGACGAGCAGAACAACCTCCAGCTCATGATCAGCATG TTCCTCTGCCTCGTGAGGATGCGCGTGGCTCCTCTGCCATGGCTCAACTCCAGCCATATGCCACCTCTTCCACACAGTTCAGTCCAGTCCATTTTGACCACCCAGACCCGTCGCACAGTGAAGCAGATGATGTG ATGGGCTCTGGTGCCCCCATGTCCCAAGAAGAAGCACTCCCTCCCACTACAGTGGTGCACAGCTCACTCCCTCTTGGGGGAATTGCAAGTTCCCACAAAAAG GTAGGCACTCGTGTCGTCACAGCAAGTCAACAAAAATCCTCAAAGACTGTAACGGCTCGTGTCGCTGCACGCCATGAGATCAGTAAGGTGGGACGTAGCAGCCTGCAGGTGATGGGAGTGGCTCCACCCATGAGCTCTGTGGTAGTCGAACGGCATCATCCTGTTACGCAG cTCACCATTGGGCAAGCAACAGCTGCTAAATTTCCAAGCTCCTCCCAAAAGGGCCACACGTCCACTGCAGGCAGAGCCTCCTCCAGAACGCACAGCAGCACCTGTCACACACACTCCATCAAAGTAGTTGACTGA
- the poc5 gene encoding centrosomal protein POC5 isoform X1, translated as MNNREMTTGRFTGWWYSPRTYTFLRQMSSDEEEPTSPVLPKDSDRGSSVSSELQDEYEELLRYAVITPKFDALGVQLKQQSTSHLSAAGRNSDGTKFQRVPDSAIEAKDGRHSSRSLRSSQASPLIVEPHSTHSRASHAEKMAGHSSSRASLLSDNPSERLQVASERSRPDTPEPFEFVVTEMFISEENINKMENILDTWSNNLKSNVLTELRKWKLAFVEQHKLEMMKERERHAAQTAGLKSELDSLKQLLQTYETSNQRKDEVIGNLSQVLDRQKEKLEKMRAFTHWRLQHIEAKEEARSSQVAQQHYNLQLKKKVWFAWQSVIQKHWKVKMERACRSRAEEVCSQMSVEYEAKLAEHCEAIERAQAEIQRLRLEREQYEESMKKAFMRGVCALNMEALSMFHSTEGRAEQPPAHDQHVPLPREDARGSSAMAQLQPYATSSTQFSPVHFDHPDPSHSEADDVMGSGAPMSQEEALPPTTVVHSSLPLGGIASSHKKVGTRVVTASQQKSSKTVTARVAARHEISKVGRSSLQVMGVAPPMSSVVVERHHPVTQLTIGQATAAKFPSSSQKGHTSTAGRASSRTHSSTCHTHSIKVVD; from the exons ATGAACAATAGAGAAATGACCACAGGGAGGTTCACTGGGTGGTGGTATTCCCCAAGGACCTATACCTTCCTAAGACAG ATGTCCTCAGACGAAGAAGAACCAACCAGTCCTGTTCTCCCCAAAGACTCGGACAGGGGCAGCTCCGTGTCCTCTGAGCTTCAG GATGAGTATGAGGAGCTCCTCCGTTATGCTGTTATCACCCCTAAATTTGACGCGCTTGGCGTTCAGTTGAAGCAGCAGAGCACCTCGCATCTGTCTGCAGCAGGTAGAAATTCAGATGGCACAAAGTTTCAACGTGTACCAG ATTCTGCCATTGAAGCTAAGGATGGGAGGCACTCTAGCAGGAGCCTGAGATCGTCACAGGCCTCCCCCTTGATTGTTGAGCCACACTCGACACACTCAAGAGCCTCTCATG CTGAGAAGATGGCAGGTCATTCGTCTAGCAGGGCGTCACTGCTCTCAGACAATCCCTCAGAGAGGTTACAGGTGGCATCTGAGAGGTCCAGGCCAGATACCCCAGAACCCTTTGAGTTTGTTGTGACAGAGATGTTTATTTCAGAGGAGAACATAAACAAGATGGAGAACATTCTGGACACGTGGAGCAACAACCTGAAG TCAAATGTGCTGACGGAGCTACGGAAGTGGAAGTTGGCCTTCGTTGAGCAACACAAGCTGGAGATGatgaaggagagggagaggcatGCAGCCCAGACAGCTGGCCTGAAGTCAGAGCTAGATAGCCTTAAACAGCTGTTACAAACCTATGAAACCTCCAACCAAAGGAAAGATGAG GTGATCGGGAACCTGAGCCAAGTACtggacagacagaaagaaaagcttGAGAAGATGAGGGCCTTCACCCACTGGAGACTCCAGCACATCGAGGCCAAAGAAGAG GCTCGTTCTTCTCAGGTGGCACAGCAGCACTACAATTTGCAGCTGAAGAAGAAGGTGTGGTTTGCCTGGCAGTCTGTGATCCAGAAACACTGGAAGGTCAAGATGGAGAGAGCTTGCCGTTCAAGGGCTGAAGAGGTCTGCTCCCAGATGTCTGTGGAGTATGAGGCTAAGCTAGCAGAG CACTGTGAGGCCATAGAGCGGGCACAGGCGGAGATTCAGAGACTACGACTAGAGCGAGAGCAATATGAAGAATCCATGAAGAAAGCCTTCATGAGGGGTGTATGTGCTCTCAACATGGAGGCGCTCAGCATGTTTCACTCTACAGAAGGACGAGCAGAACAACCTCCAGCTCATGATCAGCATG TTCCTCTGCCTCGTGAGGATGCGCGTGGCTCCTCTGCCATGGCTCAACTCCAGCCATATGCCACCTCTTCCACACAGTTCAGTCCAGTCCATTTTGACCACCCAGACCCGTCGCACAGTGAAGCAGATGATGTG ATGGGCTCTGGTGCCCCCATGTCCCAAGAAGAAGCACTCCCTCCCACTACAGTGGTGCACAGCTCACTCCCTCTTGGGGGAATTGCAAGTTCCCACAAAAAG GTAGGCACTCGTGTCGTCACAGCAAGTCAACAAAAATCCTCAAAGACTGTAACGGCTCGTGTCGCTGCACGCCATGAGATCAGTAAGGTGGGACGTAGCAGCCTGCAGGTGATGGGAGTGGCTCCACCCATGAGCTCTGTGGTAGTCGAACGGCATCATCCTGTTACGCAG cTCACCATTGGGCAAGCAACAGCTGCTAAATTTCCAAGCTCCTCCCAAAAGGGCCACACGTCCACTGCAGGCAGAGCCTCCTCCAGAACGCACAGCAGCACCTGTCACACACACTCCATCAAAGTAGTTGACTGA